TTTGGAGCATAACTTTTTACAGCATTTGTAATATCTGCACCATCATCTGACCATCCTGCAATTCCACCGTAATCACCGTTTCCTTGTTTAAAGTTAGCCAATTGATCACCTCTGTTTTTACGTTTGTTAGAACGTGTATAATCTCCTGACCAAGGGTATTTCTTTTGTCCTTTATAAATGTTGTATTCTCTTTGTCCAACATCAGCAGCTGCAGCGTACTCCCATTCTGCTTCAGTAGGAAGTCTGTACTCTGGTAAAATAATACCAGAAGAACGCTGTGCGTATACGTTTTTCTCTTCAGGAACCACACCGTCTTTACCGGCTCTTGGTCTTCTTCCTGTTGGGTTTTTCTTTAATACTAATTCTTCGTTTCCACCATAAGTCGTAGAAGGAGAAGCTAAGTAAGCTTCAGTATTAAATAAACTTTCTGCGCTTACGTCTTGTGTTTTAGCACCTTTTTTAAGGTATCCGTTTTTCTCTAAAACAGCCTCGTTAACACGGTCTGTTCTCCATTTACTAAATTCAACAGCCTGAATCCAGTTAACACCAACTACAGGATAGTTAGCATAAGAAGGGTGTCTTAAATAGTTATTAGTCATCGTTTCATTATAACCTAAACGATTTCTCCAAACTAAAGTATCCGGAGATGCTCCTTCATAAATGTTTTTGTAGTTTTCTTCTGTTGGAGGAAAAACCTTTTTTAACCACTCCAGGTATTCTAAGTACATACCATTCGTAACTTCAGTTTCATCCATGTAAAATGATTGAACGTGTTGTTGAGTTGGTGTGTTATTCCAATCGTGCATAACATCATCCTGTACTTTACCCATAGTAAACGTACCTCCTTCAACAAAAACCAAACCAGGTCCTGCCTGTTGTTTTTTTCCTGCATTTCTGGCCGCAGTTCCATTCTGACTATCTACATCCCACCCAGTTGCTCTGGATGCATGAGAGGAACTAGATTTTTTGCTACAACTAGCCGTGCCCAACATCAATACTATTGACATCATTAATTGCAAGACTACAATTTTGTTTACTTTCATACTCATTCTTAGGTGATAAATTTAGGTGCTGCAATATAATAATTAACATTTAATTGGCAACATCTGTTCTAATAATTTTATTTCGCTGTTTTTTACCAGAAAATAACCTTTAGTTACGAACGCAAAAATATACTTTTTATTATTTACTGTAACATGAAATAGTATATTTTTACTTACTAATTATTTTTTACTTAAATTTCGCTTTTTAAACTAATGAAACAGGCAATTTTAATCTTTCTTCTTCTAATCCCAACTCTCTCATTTTCCCAGTCAAACGGGAGCTTAACGATCGATTGGCAGACTAAAAAAGAAACAAATTACGGCGAAATTAAAATCACAATTCCATATTTTTCCGGAGGCAGTTTCAGTCTTGATCCTGCCAAAAAAAGCATAACTTTCATACAAAATCTGAACATATCTAACGTTCCTGACGGCAGTTTAGTCCAGCTTAGCAGTATAATTTACGAGTCGGTTTCAAGAACAGATCTTGGTGATCTCGCGGTTGAAAACATTCCTGAAAAGCCAAATGAAACCTTATTAATTACCAATTCAAGAGACATAAAACGGGTTTTTCTTTCTCTCAGTCCTATTATAAGAGAAGGAAACAGCTTTAAACGTATCAGATCTTTTTCTTACAATATCGCTGCCTCTGCAGCAAGAAGCGCCAGCATCGCATCGACACGAAAAACAGCTGCTATTTCAAACTCGGTTTTAGCATCAGGAGACTGGTATCGCTTTTACATTCAAAAATCAGGTGTATACAAATTAAACAGGTCCTTTTTACAAAGTTTAGGTTTCGACCCTGCAAAAGTAGACCCTAGAAGAATCAAAATTTACGGCAACGGCGGTCGAATGCTTCCTCTTGCGAACAACACGTATTATCCGGACGATTTAACAGAAAATGCCATCCAGGTAATTGGCGAAGAGGACGGTACTTTTAATAATGAAGACTATATTCTTTTTTATGGTGAAGGAATTGAAAACTGGAATACAGAAAGCCAGACCTATATTAATGTATACGATACCAAATCTTATTATTATGTTACAGTTTCAGGTGGAGAAGGCAAAAGGATTCCAAATCTAAACCA
This portion of the Flavobacterium gelatinilyticum genome encodes:
- the gldJ gene encoding gliding motility lipoprotein GldJ, which gives rise to MKVNKIVVLQLMMSIVLMLGTASCSKKSSSSHASRATGWDVDSQNGTAARNAGKKQQAGPGLVFVEGGTFTMGKVQDDVMHDWNNTPTQQHVQSFYMDETEVTNGMYLEYLEWLKKVFPPTEENYKNIYEGASPDTLVWRNRLGYNETMTNNYLRHPSYANYPVVGVNWIQAVEFSKWRTDRVNEAVLEKNGYLKKGAKTQDVSAESLFNTEAYLASPSTTYGGNEELVLKKNPTGRRPRAGKDGVVPEEKNVYAQRSSGIILPEYRLPTEAEWEYAAAADVGQREYNIYKGQKKYPWSGDYTRSNKRKNRGDQLANFKQGNGDYGGIAGWSDDGADITNAVKSYAPNDFGLYDMAGNVAEWVADVYRPVIDNEANDFNYFRGNQYAKNKIGKDGKLEIVSTSNIKYDTLSNGKVIARNLPGEIAQVPVDEQETYLRQNFSTSDNINYRDGDKQSSRYFDFGDSESGGKADQAMYNSPKHNVTTDSLGQMIRKYDNSSKRTTLIDDKVRVYKGGSWRDRAYWLDPAQRRYFPQDMATDYIGFRCAMSRVGAKTERRKSPRN